In Tachysurus vachellii isolate PV-2020 chromosome 1, HZAU_Pvac_v1, whole genome shotgun sequence, a genomic segment contains:
- the LOC132851001 gene encoding platelet glycoprotein V has translation MKVKSKTMGFFLILLHLGLQLPLSLSCPSSCVCLPNGDVSCTGNITEIPHLNAHETFRLILNKTHIAVLNSHSFQALALLQRLQISHSPLATIHPEAFYNASQLRSIVLSSNSISVLPSSVFSSLEELQQLHMDSNQLMSLHADMFKQLANLRNLDVSKNKIANLDARIFQDLTSLEHLNLAENLLQEIPRMLFHKLKQLKSLILYSNQLKTIEEGSFDHLHNLITLMLHKNQIHAIPPQLFWHMPSLLTLTLSTNQLRYIPRETFYYLPNLTKLTLYKNPLLSLPDQLVGHMPRLQELYLYNTNLTTVPWNLFANMTGLRALNFHYNEKLSSLPKDLFWSLPRLQKLSLRFNILQDLHRDQFSALTNLKTLLLSGNKFKSLSAKLFQNLQSLTYLELRNNDLDYLPGDIFVHATSLSSLTLGKNKWNCTCNILDFAEWISENQNIVTDLYDVLCRTPYYLFNKQLVALNSDSLKCGVTSIRDLHVAVSTTGIYTSVRTTTAAFSDKVATSNVDSNTLLPTTTHSVHLNTLTSSTSKEVHTEAIKSSVFYDTLVLVNGPDIIHNNRHQRWVYLWKVPATGLYSGFLMALHVVIVVTGVLLIIANAYALFHLYKALYKIGKPLKVQTIVTKRLRRFKDKL, from the exons ATGAAAGTAAAG TCTAAGACAATGGGCTTCTTTCTTATTCTACTGCATCTGGGCTTGCAGCTCCCACTCAGTCTTTCCTGTCCAAGTAGCTGTGTGTGCCTTCCAAATGGGGATGTTTCATGCACCGGTAACATCACCGAAATCCCACATCTGAATGCCCATGAAACTTTCCGCTTAATTCTCAACAAAACTCACATAGCAGTCCTTAATTCCCATAGTTTTCAGGCTCTTGCTCTTTTACAGCGTCTTCAAATTAGCCACAGTCCTCTTGCCACTATCCACCCAGAAGCCTTTTACAATGCTTCTCAACTCCGGTCAATTGTGTTGTCATCTAACTCCATCTCGGTCCTTCCATCAAGTGTGTTCAGCAGTCTGGAGGAACTACAGCAGCTTCACATGGATAGTAATCAACTGATGTCTCTCCACGCAGACATGTTTAAACAGCTGGCCAATCTCAGAAATCTAGACgtcagcaaaaacaaaattgcAAATTTGGATGCCAGAATCTTCCAGGATTTGACAAGCTTAGAACACCTGAACCTGGCTGAGAACTTACTACAAGAGATCCCACGCATGTTGTTCCACAAGCTTAAGCAACTCAAGTCCCTAATACTGTACTCCAACCAACTGAAGACTATAGAGGAAGGTTCCTTTGATCATTTGCACAACCTGATAACGCTCATGCTACATAAAAACCAAATCCACGCAATCCCACCTCAACTTTTTTGGCACATGCCTTCCCTGTTAACCCTGACTCTGTCTACCAACCAACTTCGTTATATTCCAAGAGAGACCTTTTACTATCTACCCAACCTTACAAAACTTACACTCTACAAAAATCCTCTACTCTCTCTGCCAGACCAGCTAGTAGGTCACATGCCAAGACTTCAGGAACTCTACTTGTATAATACTAATCTTACCACTGTGCCCTGGAACCTTTTTGCTAACATGACTGGCCTCAGGGCTTTAAATTTCCACTATAATGAGAAGCTCTCCTCGCTACCAAAAGACCTCTTTTGGTCCTTGCCCAGACTTCAAAAACTATCTTTAAGATTCAACATACTTCAGGATCTACACCGAGATCAGTTTTCAGCCCTAACCAATCTTAAGACGCTATTGCTCAGTGGTAACAAGTTCAAGTCCCTTTCAGCAAAGCTCTTTCAAAATCTCCAAAGCCTAACCTATCTTGAACTGAGAAACAACGACCTGGATTACCTCCCGGGAGATATTTTTGTACATGCCACTTCACTGAGTTCTCTTACGCTTGGAAAAAACAAGTGGAATTGCACATGCAATATTCTGGACTTTGCAGAATGGATTAGTGAAAATCAAAATATAGTTACTGACCTATACGATGTCTTATGCCGTACACCTTACTACTTATTTAACAAACAACTGGTGGCATTAAATAGTGACAGTCTGAAATGTGGCGTCACCTCTATAAGAGACCTCCATGTTGCTGTGAGCACTACAGGAATTTATACTTCGGTAAGAACAACGACAGCAGCTTTCAGTGACAAAGTAGCCACTAGCAATGTTGATTCAAATACCCTCTTACCAACCACTACTCATTCAGTACATCTGAACACACTAACCTCTTCTACAAGTAAGGAGGTACATACAGAGGCAATCAAGTCCAGTGTATTCTATGACACCCTGGTCCTTGTTAACGGTCCTGATATCATCCATAACAATCGGCACCAACGCTGGGTGTACCTGTGGAAGGTACCTGCTACTGGACTGTACAGTGGGTTTTTGATGGCTTTGCATGTTGTTATCGTGGTCACTGGTGTTCTCCTGATCATAGCCAATGCTTATGCACTTTTCCATCTATACAAGGCTCTGTA